The Pseudostreptobacillus hongkongensis genome includes a window with the following:
- a CDS encoding peptidylprolyl isomerase, with protein MKKTLKLLMIFAFSLFLISCSTTGSKFVESFVGEKVFGFTERELFLNKLKEYKLEAVIKTTKGDMKVYLYPEAAPTLVANFVFLAMNDYYDNVDFHRVNVNNIIQAGDRSANHDGTGTPGYLLPDEFSFLKFDRPGVLAMANAGKNTNGSQIFITLQRVDAYNDNYSIIGNLIDANDLTVARLIRQDDKIIDVKIQGYNVDTFLDNFKKETEEWTKALKSTGFEIKENK; from the coding sequence ATGAAGAAAACTTTAAAATTATTAATGATATTTGCTTTTTCTCTATTTTTAATAAGCTGTTCTACAACTGGAAGCAAATTTGTAGAAAGTTTTGTAGGAGAAAAAGTATTTGGATTTACAGAAAGAGAATTATTCTTAAATAAATTAAAAGAATATAAATTAGAGGCAGTTATTAAAACTACTAAAGGGGATATGAAAGTATATCTATACCCTGAAGCTGCACCTACATTGGTTGCAAATTTTGTGTTCTTAGCTATGAATGATTACTATGATAACGTAGATTTTCATAGAGTAAATGTTAATAATATTATTCAGGCAGGAGATAGAAGTGCAAATCATGATGGTACAGGAACTCCAGGATATTTATTGCCTGATGAATTTAGTTTCTTAAAATTTGATAGACCAGGTGTTCTAGCTATGGCAAATGCAGGTAAAAATACAAACGGTTCTCAAATCTTTATAACTTTACAAAGAGTTGATGCATATAATGATAATTACTCTATAATAGGTAATTTAATTGATGCAAATGATTTAACAGTAGCAAGATTAATAAGACAAGATGATAAAATTATTGATGTTAAAATACAAGGATATAATGTTGATACTTTCTTAGATAACTTTAAGAAAGAAACTGAAGAATGGACTAAAGCTTTAAAATCAACAGGTTTTGAAATTAAAGAAAATAAATAA